In Methanobacterium sp., the following proteins share a genomic window:
- a CDS encoding NAD(P)H-hydrate dehydratase, whose product MTPKDMMVIDSNTEDLGIPKSALMENAGKSVAHHIINTSNPCKVTIFAGAGGNGGDGFVAARHLLNNGYNVDLFFLGHPHKIKSFETIQNWTAIQNINLGLNSLKLELIEDSSALKKVDSPVILDALLGAGIRGKIKEPISSAIDIINKSKGIKIAVDVPSGLDPLTGEVPDKAVEADFTITFHKIKTGLKKAKIKHVGNVILYDIGIPAEAETFLGKGDLLRLKKRDISSHKGNNGTVLVVGGSMDYSGAPTLAALSAFKSGVDLVYVACPESVSQTIRSYSPDLIIKTLSHDFIVDDDVDKIIELSKKADSVVIGCGMGRDNETALAVNEIVSEIKKPMVIDADGLKLVYTDIIKEIKSEMVVTPHSAEFKALFDIKMPESLEDKIETVSKAARENNCVVLLKGVLDIISNGKKTRLNKTGNPGMTVGGTGDCLAGLVGGLMAQGHDGFEAACLGAYINGRAGDMATEKYEYHFTASDMIKYIDDAFR is encoded by the coding sequence ATGACTCCCAAGGACATGATGGTTATTGACAGCAATACAGAAGATTTAGGAATTCCTAAGTCCGCGCTTATGGAAAATGCGGGTAAATCTGTAGCCCACCACATAATTAACACTTCAAATCCATGTAAAGTTACTATATTTGCAGGTGCGGGAGGTAACGGTGGCGATGGATTTGTGGCGGCAAGGCATCTTTTAAACAATGGTTATAATGTGGATTTATTTTTTTTAGGCCATCCACATAAAATTAAATCATTTGAAACCATCCAAAATTGGACTGCTATCCAGAATATTAACTTAGGGTTAAATTCTCTTAAATTAGAATTAATTGAAGATTCATCTGCACTTAAAAAAGTTGATTCTCCTGTTATTCTTGACGCACTGCTTGGAGCTGGAATCAGGGGCAAAATTAAAGAGCCCATCTCCAGTGCCATTGACATCATAAACAAATCTAAAGGAATTAAAATTGCGGTGGACGTACCAAGCGGGCTGGATCCTTTAACTGGCGAAGTTCCAGATAAAGCTGTGGAGGCAGATTTCACCATCACATTCCATAAAATCAAAACAGGGCTTAAAAAAGCAAAAATAAAGCATGTTGGAAATGTGATTCTGTATGATATAGGCATTCCTGCTGAAGCTGAAACATTTTTAGGTAAAGGAGATCTACTACGTCTTAAAAAAAGAGATATATCTTCACATAAAGGCAACAATGGAACAGTTCTTGTAGTGGGGGGGAGTATGGATTATTCAGGAGCCCCAACGCTTGCAGCACTTTCTGCGTTTAAATCTGGTGTGGATTTAGTTTATGTGGCCTGTCCTGAAAGTGTTTCTCAAACAATCAGATCATATTCTCCTGACCTGATAATCAAAACTCTTTCTCATGACTTTATTGTCGATGATGACGTTGATAAAATAATAGAACTTTCAAAAAAAGCAGATTCAGTTGTAATTGGATGCGGTATGGGAAGAGATAATGAAACAGCTTTAGCTGTAAATGAAATCGTCAGTGAAATCAAAAAACCAATGGTAATTGATGCAGACGGTTTAAAATTAGTTTATACTGACATAATTAAGGAAATAAAAAGTGAAATGGTTGTTACACCTCATTCTGCAGAATTTAAAGCATTATTTGATATAAAAATGCCTGAAAGTCTTGAAGATAAAATAGAAACTGTTTCAAAAGCTGCCCGTGAAAATAACTGCGTTGTTCTCCTGAAAGGAGTTTTAGACATAATATCCAACGGTAAAAAAACAAGGCTCAATAAAACTGGAAATCCAGGAATGACAGTTGGGGGAACTGGCGACTGCCTTGCAGGTCTTGTTGGAGGGTTAATGGCACAGGGACATGATGGATTTGAAGCTGCATGTCTTGGGGCTTACATAAATGGAAGAGCTGGCGATATGGCTACTGAAAAGTATGAATATCATTTTACAGCAAGTGACATGATAAAATACATTGATGATGCGTTTAGATAG
- a CDS encoding pro-sigmaK processing inhibitor BofA family protein — translation MVLDIIGLAVIAIIAIIGILILVKIGSLLLKLLIHAIFGWILLVFVNFIPYINVPINLLTILVAGFGGVFGVILLLIAQALGINLAI, via the coding sequence ATGGTTTTGGATATAATAGGCCTTGCTGTAATTGCGATTATTGCAATAATTGGAATTTTAATTCTGGTTAAAATAGGGAGTTTACTTTTAAAATTACTGATTCATGCTATTTTCGGCTGGATCCTTCTTGTATTTGTAAATTTTATTCCTTATATTAATGTTCCAATAAATCTATTAACCATCTTAGTCGCGGGATTTGGGGGAGTATTTGGAGTTATACTTCTACTAATTGCACAGGCTCTGGGAATTAATTTGGCTATCTAA
- a CDS encoding argininosuccinate synthase has product MKKVVLAFSGGLDTSVCIKLLEENYDMEVVTACVDVGQPEEEVERPAAAADKIGSLKHYTVDAKDEFAEEFIFRAIKANALYEGYPLSTALARPLIAMKIVELAKKESADAIAHGCTGKGNDQFRFESIIRAMSDLDVIAPIRDLNLTRSEEIEYAKKHDIPLPSDKQYSIDENLWGRSIEGDILEDPMVETPEEAFEWTNSTEDAPDEAQILEIKFEKGVPVALDNEEMGALDIIGKCNEIAGKHSIGRIDIIEDRIIGLKSRENYEVPGAILLITVHKALEQLTLTRSELKFAAHVSEVYSELIYDGLWHDPLREDLDAAIDNMQKRVAGTVKVKLHKGNLRILGRKSPYSLYREDAVSFEDKGMDQREMTGMVKNYGMQAATYHEVCKKD; this is encoded by the coding sequence ATGAAGAAAGTTGTTCTCGCATTCAGTGGAGGCCTGGACACATCAGTATGCATAAAACTGCTTGAAGAAAACTATGACATGGAAGTTGTTACAGCATGCGTTGATGTAGGACAGCCTGAAGAAGAAGTAGAAAGACCAGCAGCGGCTGCAGATAAAATTGGCTCTTTAAAACATTATACTGTTGATGCAAAGGATGAATTTGCAGAAGAATTTATATTCAGAGCAATTAAGGCCAATGCATTATATGAAGGCTATCCTTTAAGTACAGCCCTTGCAAGGCCTTTAATAGCCATGAAAATTGTAGAACTTGCCAAAAAAGAAAGTGCAGATGCAATAGCTCACGGATGTACAGGAAAAGGTAACGATCAGTTCAGATTTGAATCTATAATAAGAGCAATGTCTGATCTTGACGTAATAGCACCTATACGGGACTTAAACCTTACAAGAAGTGAAGAAATAGAATATGCAAAAAAACACGATATTCCTCTTCCTTCTGATAAGCAGTACAGTATCGATGAAAACCTCTGGGGAAGATCCATTGAAGGAGACATCCTTGAAGACCCCATGGTTGAAACACCTGAAGAAGCATTTGAGTGGACAAATTCAACTGAGGATGCTCCAGATGAAGCTCAAATTCTGGAAATTAAATTTGAAAAAGGAGTCCCCGTGGCTTTAGATAATGAAGAAATGGGTGCACTGGATATAATTGGAAAATGTAATGAAATTGCAGGTAAGCACAGCATTGGAAGAATCGATATTATCGAAGATCGTATAATTGGACTCAAATCAAGGGAAAATTATGAAGTACCTGGTGCAATTTTACTTATAACTGTTCATAAAGCACTAGAACAGCTTACATTAACAAGAAGTGAGCTTAAATTTGCTGCACATGTTAGTGAAGTTTATTCTGAACTTATATATGATGGGTTGTGGCATGATCCTTTAAGGGAAGATCTCGATGCTGCCATTGATAATATGCAGAAAAGAGTAGCCGGAACTGTAAAAGTGAAACTTCACAAGGGAAATCTTAGAATACTTGGAAGAAAATCTCCTTACAGTCTTTACAGGGAAGATGCAGTTTCCTTTGAAGATAAAGGAATGGATCAGCGCGAGATGACTGGAATGGTCAAAAATTATGGGATGCAGGCTGCAACCTATCATGAAGTGTGTAAAAAAGACTGA
- a CDS encoding succinylglutamate desuccinylase/aspartoacylase family protein — translation MALKEKISIISHETRGKIEKNKVLMARICRNSVINEIVSAAKLGTPLLKLGNGHPRVMITAGIHGNELPPQIAATYLIENLLENGVNGTLYIIPFAVPHATMENSRRFKGMDMNRIASKGGFISNNIINTIKSIKVSAVGDFHSTKPGSNPGIESVFCSKKPSNESYLIAKYITDDTSSKMICHNEAGSIYNGALEDECNLAGIPAVTCEVVSRNGVVDNHSPERSYLQMESYLKYFNLI, via the coding sequence ATGGCACTTAAAGAAAAAATAAGTATAATATCCCATGAAACCAGGGGCAAAATAGAAAAAAATAAAGTTTTGATGGCCAGAATATGCAGAAACAGTGTTATAAACGAGATTGTTAGTGCTGCAAAACTTGGAACTCCCCTTTTAAAATTAGGAAATGGCCATCCACGGGTGATGATCACAGCAGGAATACATGGAAACGAACTTCCGCCCCAGATAGCTGCCACTTATCTTATTGAAAATCTTTTAGAAAATGGGGTAAATGGGACTCTTTATATCATTCCTTTTGCAGTACCCCATGCTACAATGGAAAATTCAAGAAGATTTAAAGGAATGGACATGAATAGAATAGCTTCAAAAGGAGGATTTATATCCAATAATATAATCAACACCATTAAATCTATTAAAGTAAGTGCTGTAGGGGATTTCCACTCCACAAAACCTGGAAGTAATCCTGGTATTGAAAGTGTTTTTTGCTCTAAAAAACCATCTAATGAAAGCTATTTAATTGCAAAATACATTACTGATGATACCTCATCTAAAATGATATGTCATAATGAGGCAGGTAGCATTTATAATGGAGCACTGGAAGATGAATGTAACCTTGCAGGAATTCCCGCAGTAACCTGTGAAGTAGTATCAAGAAATGGCGTGGTGGATAACCACAGTCCTGAAAGGTCATATCTCCAGATGGAATCATATTTAAAGTATTTTAACCTGATTTAG
- a CDS encoding metal-dependent hydrolase produces the protein MSSYKKHALFSIIIALPFIQDVFYLSFAVIGAAIIDMDHHVKKNNLIIMTIFGIILFILLYMLKLPYLIGISLIVMVLIFHLSRHRGFTHSLSGILVLSSLLTFFLLGLYSLFYGLNIESKISLIIISVISGIMILNKKILLPFFVLVLIGVIITPNTNLSIYYTFLAILTGSLSHIMLDLFTPSGIELFNPLSSRKFKKYFGTALFILWGLSSFIFIFTFKYSVSLW, from the coding sequence ATGTCTTCTTACAAAAAACATGCCTTATTTTCTATTATAATAGCTCTTCCATTTATTCAGGATGTTTTTTACCTTTCATTTGCAGTTATTGGCGCTGCCATAATTGACATGGATCATCATGTTAAAAAGAACAATCTAATAATAATGACTATTTTTGGTATTATACTATTTATTTTACTTTATATGCTTAAATTACCCTATCTAATAGGAATTTCTCTAATTGTAATGGTATTAATTTTCCACTTATCCAGACACAGGGGGTTTACCCATTCTCTATCAGGAATACTGGTTTTATCATCTCTTCTAACTTTTTTTCTTTTAGGACTCTATTCCCTATTTTATGGGCTTAATATTGAAAGTAAAATTTCTCTAATTATAATATCTGTTATTTCAGGAATCATGATCTTAAATAAGAAAATACTATTACCTTTTTTTGTTCTTGTGCTTATCGGAGTAATTATAACTCCTAATACAAATTTAAGTATTTATTATACTTTTTTAGCAATATTAACCGGTTCTTTAAGCCATATAATGCTTGATCTTTTTACCCCCAGCGGAATAGAACTATTCAACCCATTATCGTCAAGAAAGTTCAAAAAATATTTTGGAACTGCTTTATTTATATTATGGGGATTATCATCGTTTATTTTTATTTTTACGTTTAAATATTCTGTTTCTTTATGGTAA
- a CDS encoding Na+/H+ antiporter subunit E, whose protein sequence is MNIIFRTFYAVAYFIVLIAEIIKATFDVALRTLNGKVEPVIVEIETELKRPVSQVILANSITLTPGTLSIDVDTKNCIIKVATIVPRVKEDVIPFEPYIKGWLE, encoded by the coding sequence ATGAATATCATATTCAGAACATTTTATGCTGTTGCTTATTTCATTGTACTTATTGCAGAAATAATAAAGGCCACTTTTGACGTGGCGCTTAGAACCCTTAACGGAAAGGTTGAACCAGTAATTGTTGAAATTGAAACAGAACTTAAAAGACCAGTTTCCCAGGTTATACTGGCAAATAGTATAACTTTAACTCCCGGTACCCTTTCAATCGACGTGGACACGAAAAACTGCATAATAAAAGTTGCAACAATTGTACCAAGAGTAAAAGAAGACGTTATTCCATTTGAACCTTACATTAAAGGATGGTTAGAGTAA
- a CDS encoding monovalent cation/H+ antiporter complex subunit F, which yields MDILLISKYILISALAFYAVATIRIATRKTISMGIVGLLGLSAAVATLLILIQNVYGIAFCKDIAYALVILGPVGTIAFSKVIRGW from the coding sequence ATGGATATATTACTGATATCTAAATATATTTTAATATCGGCGCTAGCATTTTATGCAGTTGCAACTATAAGAATAGCAACCAGGAAAACCATCTCAATGGGGATCGTGGGATTGCTTGGTTTAAGTGCAGCAGTGGCAACATTATTAATTTTAATCCAAAACGTTTATGGAATAGCATTCTGTAAAGATATAGCATATGCGCTGGTTATTTTAGGTCCAGTAGGTACAATAGCATTTTCAAAGGTTATAAGGGGATGGTGA
- a CDS encoding cation:proton antiporter (subunit G of antiporter complex involved in resistance to high concentrations of Na+, K+, Li+ and/or alkali), protein MIDLIFIKSAALIIAAVLIALTAIGIIRYKDDMERILYARVHMLGVADMGCIVALLALNEPLLAVTYFFLTPFASHAIANAYYYGEEKR, encoded by the coding sequence TTGATAGATTTAATTTTCATAAAATCAGCGGCTTTAATAATCGCAGCCGTTCTTATAGCCCTTACTGCAATTGGAATTATTAGATACAAAGACGATATGGAAAGAATATTATATGCACGAGTCCATATGCTTGGTGTAGCTGATATGGGATGCATTGTAGCATTACTTGCTCTTAATGAGCCACTTCTTGCAGTTACATATTTCTTCCTCACACCTTTTGCCTCACATGCCATAGCCAATGCATATTACTACGGAGAGGAAAAAAGATGA
- a CDS encoding DUF4040 domain-containing protein has translation MIEYILMIVTVLGAVIALIQRDLLKAAILTGVPGAAIAFLFQFLLAPDVALTQAIVGTAIVPVFIALAVKKTRRMEED, from the coding sequence ATGATTGAATACATATTAATGATTGTAACGGTTTTAGGTGCAGTTATTGCGCTTATCCAGAGAGACCTCCTCAAAGCAGCCATATTAACTGGAGTTCCAGGGGCTGCAATTGCTTTCCTGTTCCAGTTTTTACTGGCCCCGGATGTGGCACTAACTCAGGCCATAGTAGGTACTGCAATAGTGCCTGTATTTATTGCTTTAGCAGTTAAAAAGACACGAAGAATGGAGGAAGACTGA
- a CDS encoding cation:proton antiporter subunit C, translating into MIIDSQLASFFTAGALIVIGIYASLFIDNLIKKVIGLLFLADGVNLFIVTMGYRAGGIVYIFLPGMSIDWFAQNASYPLPFALVLTSIVIGASTLAVMLALIIVLYKKYGSIKASRVLKDKENQVKGDTL; encoded by the coding sequence ATGATTATAGACTCACAGCTGGCATCGTTCTTCACAGCAGGAGCATTAATAGTAATAGGGATTTATGCATCTCTATTTATTGATAATTTAATTAAAAAAGTAATAGGACTTTTATTTCTGGCAGATGGAGTAAATCTCTTCATAGTCACTATGGGGTACAGAGCTGGTGGAATTGTATATATTTTCCTTCCAGGAATGTCAATAGACTGGTTTGCTCAAAACGCCTCTTATCCATTGCCATTTGCATTGGTACTTACAAGTATTGTTATAGGTGCAAGTACGCTTGCTGTAATGCTTGCTTTAATCATAGTACTTTACAAAAAATACGGATCCATAAAAGCATCCCGGGTTCTAAAAGATAAAGAAAATCAGGTTAAGGGTGATACTTTATGA
- the ehbF gene encoding energy conserving hydrogenase EhbF — translation MNPLIPLIVIIPIACALLLNLFHTKDRTVKILAIIVALFLPIIPLFTSYGLHYFGGHAPLAESPGLAQGLPASITGSALNIFHPAITYSFASAQQFLLIILGIIAFLAVLTSLSETKKASGVYAFLMFMGVAAISAIILSDDIFNLYVFFEIAAVTQVGIIVASKVKENYETALKYMILGSIASPLLLLGIALLLGVTGNVNITDIVYSLKNGLVNPQSPVVLTACSLIIFGWLYGSGLPPFHTIKSSVYSKALPHGAALLQAFSVFTLAALGLIIIKIFAFLPFAKVFIIAISLAAMILSITMALMQTDFKRIIGYLAVGELGYIGIGLGLGTAASITAGLFQAVNEAIITAFLFIGFGTVLYKTRQSDIRKLGGMMVQTPEVALLVLLAGLALAGVPPLNAFQSKFMLIQASLNVGIPELGIIMILLSIVTFMTFMKAFYAIYMRPKPRDLEINSSKIPYATIFSLVVLLIVCIILGLFPQIATNYLQPLANSII, via the coding sequence ATGAATCCGCTGATCCCATTAATTGTCATAATACCCATAGCATGTGCACTGCTTTTAAATCTGTTCCATACAAAGGACCGGACTGTTAAAATACTGGCAATTATTGTAGCACTGTTTCTGCCAATCATACCTTTATTTACAAGTTATGGTCTTCATTACTTTGGAGGACATGCTCCATTAGCTGAAAGTCCAGGGTTAGCTCAGGGATTGCCTGCTTCCATTACTGGTTCAGCTTTAAACATATTTCACCCTGCCATTACATATTCATTTGCCAGTGCCCAGCAGTTTTTGTTAATTATACTTGGAATAATAGCATTTTTAGCTGTATTAACTTCTTTAAGTGAGACAAAAAAAGCTTCAGGAGTATATGCATTTTTGATGTTCATGGGAGTTGCGGCAATATCAGCAATTATCCTTTCAGATGACATATTCAACCTCTATGTTTTCTTTGAAATTGCAGCAGTCACGCAGGTAGGAATTATTGTAGCTTCTAAAGTTAAAGAGAACTATGAAACTGCTTTAAAATACATGATTTTAGGCAGTATTGCATCTCCATTGCTGTTACTTGGAATAGCACTCCTTCTTGGAGTAACCGGAAATGTTAATATAACTGATATTGTCTATTCACTAAAAAATGGCCTTGTAAATCCTCAAAGTCCAGTGGTACTTACAGCATGCAGTCTGATAATTTTTGGATGGTTATATGGTTCAGGACTCCCACCATTTCATACCATAAAGTCGTCAGTTTACAGTAAAGCTCTCCCCCATGGTGCTGCACTGCTTCAGGCATTTTCAGTATTTACCTTGGCAGCACTGGGGTTAATAATCATTAAAATATTTGCATTCCTGCCCTTTGCAAAAGTATTCATCATTGCAATATCATTAGCTGCCATGATACTTAGCATAACCATGGCACTGATGCAAACTGATTTTAAAAGGATTATAGGGTACCTTGCAGTTGGAGAGCTTGGTTACATCGGAATAGGTCTGGGACTTGGAACAGCAGCCAGTATTACCGCAGGTCTTTTCCAGGCAGTAAATGAGGCAATTATTACAGCATTCCTGTTTATTGGGTTTGGAACGGTTCTCTATAAAACTCGCCAAAGCGATATCAGAAAGTTAGGTGGAATGATGGTTCAAACACCCGAAGTAGCATTATTAGTGCTTTTAGCAGGACTTGCCCTGGCCGGTGTTCCGCCGCTAAACGCCTTCCAGAGTAAATTTATGTTAATTCAAGCATCGTTAAACGTAGGAATACCTGAATTAGGTATAATCATGATACTTCTAAGTATTGTAACCTTTATGACATTTATGAAAGCGTTTTATGCAATTTACATGCGCCCCAAACCCCGAGATCTTGAAATTAACAGTTCAAAAATACCATATGCAACCATATTCTCCCTGGTTGTATTACTAATAGTCTGTATTATACTGGGCCTGTTCCCGCAAATAGCAACCAATTATTTACAACCCCTGGCAAACAGCATAATATAG
- a CDS encoding energy-converting hydrogenase B subunit G, EhbG: MSLYDIIISKIKQIQGKDAEDGPVTSIAASSTLAAEITLLSSILVAVIMLRYYSNALMVIAVLLVMAIIVSAMPIMPKLKTEQNDSLNRMIFYVVLALGIITTLFYWGGLNV; this comes from the coding sequence ATGAGCCTTTATGACATTATAATAAGTAAAATAAAACAAATTCAAGGAAAAGATGCAGAAGATGGACCTGTAACCAGCATTGCAGCTTCATCAACATTGGCAGCAGAAATAACGCTTTTATCATCCATTTTAGTTGCAGTTATAATGTTAAGATATTATAGTAATGCTTTAATGGTCATTGCAGTACTTCTGGTAATGGCAATAATAGTTTCTGCCATGCCAATAATGCCAAAATTAAAAACTGAACAGAATGATTCTCTAAACCGCATGATTTTCTACGTGGTCCTGGCACTTGGAATTATCACAACACTGTTCTACTGGGGAGGTTTAAATGTCTGA
- a CDS encoding EhbH: MSEGIRNLIASISLAFFAVTLFQTIIGFDQLLIPGINQIYNWIGPQIAPNAVTNVIFDWRGYDTLGEALILVTAVVVTLLAFGRGRVDLGGDDE; the protein is encoded by the coding sequence ATGTCTGAAGGAATACGAAACCTTATCGCCAGTATTTCTCTGGCCTTTTTTGCAGTTACACTGTTTCAAACAATAATTGGGTTTGACCAGCTACTTATACCTGGTATAAATCAAATTTATAACTGGATAGGCCCTCAAATTGCTCCTAATGCTGTTACAAATGTTATATTTGACTGGAGAGGTTATGATACCCTTGGGGAAGCACTCATACTTGTAACTGCAGTGGTTGTAACTCTTCTGGCGTTTGGAAGAGGAAGGGTAGATCTTGGAGGAGATGATGAATGA
- a CDS encoding MnhB domain-containing protein, which yields MSIILKLFVFPISLIIICLGINTILGGHITPGGGFQGGAMIAGGLIFCIIVYGLLKSPFKLTHNFMASMESAGALGFVILGLAGLFFSGFYLYNLGVDLYGIVPLAIQTVFNYPDPINAGIIPYLNFVVAIKVLVGLSAVVIAFLGSDKVHGENEQ from the coding sequence ATGAGTATAATCCTTAAATTATTCGTGTTTCCAATTTCACTCATAATAATCTGTTTAGGAATAAACACCATCCTTGGAGGACATATAACTCCGGGAGGAGGTTTTCAAGGAGGTGCGATGATAGCAGGAGGATTAATATTCTGTATCATTGTATACGGGCTTTTAAAAAGTCCTTTTAAACTTACACATAATTTCATGGCCTCAATGGAAAGTGCAGGAGCTTTAGGATTTGTAATTTTAGGACTTGCAGGTCTGTTCTTTTCAGGCTTTTATCTGTACAACCTGGGAGTGGATCTCTATGGTATAGTCCCTTTGGCAATTCAAACAGTATTTAACTACCCCGACCCAATAAATGCAGGTATAATCCCCTACCTTAACTTTGTAGTTGCTATAAAAGTTTTAGTGGGTCTGAGTGCTGTTGTAATAGCTTTTTTAGGGAGTGATAAAGTTCATGGGGAGAATGAACAATGA
- a CDS encoding energy-converting hydrogenase B subunit J, producing the protein MIFYAGPLVMGFLLGFILGTRIKTVPESKLKFDRVVYAIVVIAAIIVAYFLGPFPYYKDGPFASGFVSAIIGIIIGKLTLGR; encoded by the coding sequence ATGATTTTCTATGCTGGTCCCCTGGTAATGGGATTCTTATTAGGGTTTATATTAGGAACCAGGATTAAAACAGTTCCAGAAAGTAAATTGAAGTTTGATAGAGTGGTTTATGCTATCGTGGTGATTGCAGCAATTATAGTAGCATACTTCTTAGGGCCTTTCCCTTACTATAAGGACGGTCCATTTGCATCAGGATTTGTATCTGCCATTATAGGAATAATAATTGGGAAATTAACGCTTGGAAGGTAA
- a CDS encoding 4Fe-4S binding protein, translating to MFLSTKKCKGIGECIKECPTGAIRMIEGKPFSCITCGACAEACPNRAIFKNKYGGFVIDRAKCNACGVCELTCPINSITIEGDMVKGICSMCGICADKCPAGARADVHDIIEYRQLKFLESLNLTTPPQIRVKKEDTKAIRTNVLTNTEKCTLCGRCEYYCPTDAIEVDIKPGICTECRVCEDVCPADAIQDTSINPEKCTLCLKCVRECPNNAIYIDDFKIKIKKAENKGEVKGSIISCLNCGLCADACKSGALKRVNGKIRYDPSLCDECDTMECLDVCPVGTLRLSEDHVCRIKGFCVSCGRCVRACDVNKARSFKNVTWDGTVTDDCISCGICAELCPKGAITLKRGSIDVDLEKCILCEKCATHCPVDAIPKTTMHKKAIKDGFVFIENKLCMNCKLCVKTCPEEAIFEDENGRIIVDDSKCIYCGACNNVCPARAILFEREFEVLQ from the coding sequence ATGTTTTTATCAACTAAAAAATGCAAAGGCATTGGAGAATGCATAAAAGAATGCCCAACAGGTGCAATAAGAATGATTGAGGGCAAACCATTTAGCTGTATTACCTGCGGTGCTTGTGCTGAAGCATGCCCCAACAGAGCCATATTTAAAAACAAATACGGAGGCTTTGTTATTGATAGAGCAAAATGTAATGCATGTGGAGTTTGTGAATTAACATGCCCCATAAACAGCATTACTATTGAAGGCGACATGGTAAAAGGAATCTGTTCCATGTGCGGGATATGCGCAGATAAATGCCCTGCAGGCGCCAGAGCAGATGTTCATGATATAATTGAATACAGGCAATTAAAATTCCTTGAATCATTAAATCTCACAACTCCGCCCCAAATAAGAGTTAAAAAGGAAGATACAAAAGCAATTCGAACTAATGTGCTTACAAATACCGAAAAATGTACCCTGTGTGGACGATGTGAATATTACTGCCCAACAGATGCCATAGAAGTTGATATTAAACCCGGTATATGTACAGAGTGCAGAGTTTGCGAAGATGTCTGCCCTGCTGATGCCATACAAGATACAAGCATTAACCCTGAAAAATGCACATTATGTCTTAAATGCGTCAGGGAATGTCCAAATAATGCAATTTACATTGACGATTTTAAAATAAAAATTAAAAAAGCAGAAAACAAAGGAGAAGTAAAAGGAAGTATCATATCCTGCCTGAACTGTGGTTTATGTGCTGATGCATGTAAAAGCGGTGCATTAAAAAGGGTAAATGGAAAAATACGTTACGATCCTTCGCTTTGCGATGAATGTGATACCATGGAATGCCTGGATGTATGTCCTGTAGGGACACTCAGGTTATCAGAGGACCATGTATGCAGAATAAAGGGATTCTGTGTTTCATGTGGAAGATGTGTCAGAGCATGCGATGTAAATAAAGCAAGAAGCTTTAAAAACGTCACCTGGGATGGAACCGTAACTGATGACTGTATATCCTGCGGAATATGTGCAGAATTATGTCCAAAAGGTGCAATAACCCTTAAAAGAGGAAGTATTGATGTAGATCTTGAAAAATGCATTTTATGCGAAAAATGCGCAACCCACTGCCCGGTGGATGCAATTCCCAAAACCACAATGCACAAAAAAGCCATCAAAGACGGATTCGTATTTATTGAAAATAAATTATGTATGAACTGCAAACTATGTGTTAAAACATGTCCAGAAGAAGCAATTTTTGAAGATGAAAACGGCAGGATTATTGTAGACGATTCAAAGTGTATATACTGCGGTGCGTGTAATAATGTGTGTCCTGCAAGGGCCATATTATTTGAAAGGGAATTTGAGGTATTACAATGA